GTTCCGACCCTTGGGGCCGAGCGTCACTTTCACCGCATTCGCGAGCAAGTTCACGCCTTCCAGAATCTTCCGGCGCGCGTCCTCGCTGTAGATGATATCTTTGCCTGCCATTGTCGTTCGCCTCCTTATTATTTCTCGAGGATGCCGAGGATGTCCTCCTCGCGCATGAGGAGATGCTCCTCGCCATCGAGCTTGACTTCGGTGCCGGCGTACTTGCTGAAGATGATGCGGTCGCCTTTTTTCACCGTCATTCCCACTTTCTTGCCGTCGTCGTTGACTTTCCCATCACCGACGGCCACCACCTGGCCCTCCACCGGCTTCTCTTTCGCCGTATCGGGGATGATAATCCCCCCCTTGGTTTTCTGATCCTCTTCCAGCCGTTTCACGAGTACACGATCTGCAATCGGCCTTATCTTCATTATCGAAACCTCCTTTCAACAGGTTCTTCCAATGCAATTCTCAATTTCTTACCGCGGACGGAAGCAAGTCCTTTGCCAGAGTGCGCGAGAAAAATCAAGTCAGGAAGCGCTTTTACCAGAAAGTCCGGGTGAAAGTCAATCCCCCCCGCCTCTGCTCGCGTCAAGTTGACGCAAAGTGTCAAATCATGCGTCTTTTTGACGTGATCGCCATCCGGGAGCAGTGCCCTCAGGATGTGACGAACCGATTCATTTGTGTTACAAAAAGATTCTCAAGAGAAGGAGGCGAAATGACCGAAGTAACCTATAAGAAGCGTGTGCACCCCGTGGGTGGATCCATCCGTCCCCTGATCCTCGGCCTTCTGTGCCTGACCCTCGTCGGAGGCATGGGTTGCATGGGTTTCCAAAATCGCGCAGGCAGTGATTTCATACTGGAGAAAGGTTTTAAGACGGAAAAATGGGCGCCCCTCGTGCAGGTCGACGACAGCGAGTGGCTGTTGTTCGGCTTCCGCGTGTCCGGCAGCCGCACGTTGAATGATCTCCTTCAGCACGTGGCCGAATCGAACGGCTGCACCGCGCTGACCAACATCGAGGTGCGTAGTGAGGTTCGTTTCTGGCTCCTCCTCTTCCAGAAGAAGACCTTCGTGTACGCCCGGTGCGTGGGCGGCAAGAAGGTGGTTCGCCCCAAACCGAAACCGAAGGAAGATCCCGCGGAGGAAGAATCCTACGAGGAGTAGCAGAC
This region of Nitrospirota bacterium genomic DNA includes:
- the groES gene encoding co-chaperone GroES, producing MKIRPIADRVLVKRLEEDQKTKGGIIIPDTAKEKPVEGQVVAVGDGKVNDDGKKVGMTVKKGDRIIFSKYAGTEVKLDGEEHLLMREEDILGILEK